Proteins encoded in a region of the Ornithodoros turicata isolate Travis chromosome 3, ASM3712646v1, whole genome shotgun sequence genome:
- the LOC135387106 gene encoding uncharacterized protein LOC135387106 isoform X2, translated as MDGLRPPDALVLSGNVAENWRKFQQRLEFYLEATEVEGKARSDKKKIATLLHVAGPEAVEVFNTFTLTSGERESYTTVLQRFEDYCTTKCNETYERYVFRCRMQGEDDETDSDGLDVLEVCNGRDNRDDWLITAAISGKDVQLKVDTGSQANLLPLSVFKKIVLGIRTRPTTAVLRSYSGGVISHIGTAQLHTKIKGVTANLDSLTTSARRAILGLKACRLYGLVNCVDAVASTDCSNGHVAADFPDLFQGLGCTKRVYRMVLKEGTVPVIQSARRVPQMLKRPLKEELDRMEAKGIIAKMEEPSDWDF; from the exons ATGGACGGGCTTCGTCCGCCGGATGCGCTAGTACTGTCTGGAAACGTAGCGGAAAACTGGCGCAAATTTCAACAACGGTTGGAATTCTACCTCGAGGCAACAGAGGTTGAAGGGAAGGCACGTTCAGACAAGAAGAAGATAGCAACGCTGCTCCATGTGGCCGGGCCGGAGGCGGTGGAAGTTTTTAATACGTTCACGCTAACTTCCGGAGAACGGGAGAGCTACACGACAGTGCTTCAGAGGTTCGAGGATTACTGCACTACTAAGTGTAACGAAACCTATGAACGCTATGTCTTCAGGTGTCGCATGCAAGGTGAAG ATGATGAAACAGATAGCGACGGCCTTGATGTGCTGGAAGTCTGCAATGGCAGGGATAACCGCGACGACTGGCTGATAACGGCAGCTATCTCGGGGAAGGATGTGCAACTAAAAGTTGACACGGGATCACAAGCAAACCTGCTTCCGCTGTCTGTATTCAAGAAGATAGTCCTCGGGATTCGTACCAGGCCGACGACAGCAGTTCTACGGAGTTACAGCGGCGGCGTTATCTCCCACATCGGAACCGCACAGCTGCACACGAAGATCAAGGGTGTGACAGCAAATCTGGATTCTTTGACTACAAGTGCTCGTCGAGCAATTTTGGGCCTCAAGGCGTGCAGACTATACGGACTGGTCAACTGCGTAGACGCTGTGGCAAGTACTGATTGCTCAAACGGTCATGTAGCGGCGGACTTTCCAGATTTGTTCCAGGGCTTGGGATGCACCAAGAGAGTATACAGAATGGTGTTGAAGGAAGGGACAGTTCCGGTCATCCAGTCAGCGCGCCGGGTACCGCAGATGCTCAAAAGACCTCTCAAGGAGGAACTGGACAGGATGGAGGCAAAGGGCATCATAGCAAAGATGGAAGAACCATCTGACTGG GACTTCTGA
- the LOC135387106 gene encoding uncharacterized protein K02A2.6-like isoform X1 — MDGLRPPDALVLSGNVAENWRKFQQRLEFYLEATEVEGKARSDKKKIATLLHVAGPEAVEVFNTFTLTSGERESYTTVLQRFEDYCTTKCNETYERYVFRCRMQGEGEQFESFYRDIQLKAQSCNFATLSDSFIRDQIVYGVLDRSLRERLLREENLTLTKTVQICKAAELTEEHKKIWSQTDKSVDSVVKEKRRKYGGSRCKKCNSNHEPKKCPAYGKVCRKCKKRNHFAVCCKLRQKVADGVYLADDETDSDGLDVLEVCNGRDNRDDWLITAAISGKDVQLKVDTGSQANLLPLSVFKKIVLGIRTRPTTAVLRSYSGGVISHIGTAQLHTKIKGVTANLDSLTTSARRAILGLKACRLYGLVNCVDAVASTDCSNGHVAADFPDLFQGLGCTKRVYRMVLKEGTVPVIQSARRVPQMLKRPLKEELDRMEAKGIIAKMEEPSDWDF, encoded by the exons ATGGACGGGCTTCGTCCGCCGGATGCGCTAGTACTGTCTGGAAACGTAGCGGAAAACTGGCGCAAATTTCAACAACGGTTGGAATTCTACCTCGAGGCAACAGAGGTTGAAGGGAAGGCACGTTCAGACAAGAAGAAGATAGCAACGCTGCTCCATGTGGCCGGGCCGGAGGCGGTGGAAGTTTTTAATACGTTCACGCTAACTTCCGGAGAACGGGAGAGCTACACGACAGTGCTTCAGAGGTTCGAGGATTACTGCACTACTAAGTGTAACGAAACCTATGAACGCTATGTCTTCAGGTGTCGCATGCAAGGTGAAGGTGAGCAGTTCGAATCCTTCTACCGAGACATTCAACTGAAAGCTCAATCATGTAACTTTGCGACACTGTCAGATTCTTTCATACGGGACCAAATTGTGTATGGGGTGCTAGACAGAAGTCTGCGCGAGAGGCTCTTGCGTGAAGAGAACCTAACCCTAACAAAAACGGTTCAAATATGCAAAGCTGCCGAATTGACGGAAGAACACAAGAAGATCTGGAGTCAAACTGACAAGTCAGTAGACTCAGTggtgaaagaaaaacgacggaaATACGGTGGCAGCAGATGCAAAAAATGCAACAGTAATCATGAACCGAAGAAGTGCCCCGCGTATGGGAAAGTGTGTCGCAAGTGCAAAAAGAGGAATCATTTTGCTGTATGTTGCAAACTAAGGCAGAAGGTAGCTGACGGAGTGTATCTCGCAGATGATGAAACAGATAGCGACGGCCTTGATGTGCTGGAAGTCTGCAATGGCAGGGATAACCGCGACGACTGGCTGATAACGGCAGCTATCTCGGGGAAGGATGTGCAACTAAAAGTTGACACGGGATCACAAGCAAACCTGCTTCCGCTGTCTGTATTCAAGAAGATAGTCCTCGGGATTCGTACCAGGCCGACGACAGCAGTTCTACGGAGTTACAGCGGCGGCGTTATCTCCCACATCGGAACCGCACAGCTGCACACGAAGATCAAGGGTGTGACAGCAAATCTGGATTCTTTGACTACAAGTGCTCGTCGAGCAATTTTGGGCCTCAAGGCGTGCAGACTATACGGACTGGTCAACTGCGTAGACGCTGTGGCAAGTACTGATTGCTCAAACGGTCATGTAGCGGCGGACTTTCCAGATTTGTTCCAGGGCTTGGGATGCACCAAGAGAGTATACAGAATGGTGTTGAAGGAAGGGACAGTTCCGGTCATCCAGTCAGCGCGCCGGGTACCGCAGATGCTCAAAAGACCTCTCAAGGAGGAACTGGACAGGATGGAGGCAAAGGGCATCATAGCAAAGATGGAAGAACCATCTGACTGG GACTTCTGA
- the LOC135389488 gene encoding uncharacterized protein LOC135389488, whose translation MREASEVEEHDPSVARPDSVKQLALLLLKWKEGRRLPDSTLNEITNDVILYIQGLAEQGPPGDVQERLLSLTEQGIEQLKTRLGRESYWKAFLPFVEPQEVQLGRNDRGKTDVFHYVPIRDVLKNVLQVPGTFETLQQPSIEEGRLSTVFHGTAFQEHSYFSGNTSKLCLQLYSDEFEVCDPLGSKRGIHKLVAVYFTLLNLPQQSRSSISNIHLVLLAKDKHVNTYGLDNILAPLLKDIAFLETEGIVVEGQTLKGTVLVVTGDNLSLHRLGGFKCSFTQGRICRFCLALRHEIGFKHQEQDFVLRTPTAHQHHLCMLRAGASTVPLYGVKEPCALTFSGFDPTCHLPPDVMHDVLEGIIPFVLKHVTASLISFQFFALDDLNKEIIHFPYAVNDRRNKPEQLSRDFIYKKGSIKGNASQIFCLFRHLGCYVGDRVPSDCPVWRLYTLLREVVDLIMARSIPVTHIPYLQRCITMFLVDFHDQFPSTAVPPKMHFLVHYPSYIQKYGPLRGLWAMRFEAKHQYFKDTARKTRNFKNITLSLTTRHQCLQMYMFSQSSSENKLTTAGSKPCLIEHLPDVLKLYLSHQMILCESSVVLKSVTINGTVCSSGCVFVAKVTDDDLPEFFQICDIYAVNRMILGVAQVLQTVEFDKHFHLYVINFTSEYRVVDNLQDIGYEPLFVQMRGNRHIINPRHALC comes from the coding sequence ATGCGTGAAGCCAGTGAAGTAGAGGAGCATGACCCTTCAGTTGCAAGACCAGACAGTGTGAAGCAACTAGCTCTCCTATTGCTGAAATGGAAAGAAGGCAGACGTCTTCCAGACAGCACGCTCAATGAAATCACAAACGATGTGATCCTGTACATCCAAGGTTTAGCTGAGCAAGGACCTCCTGGGGATGTGCAAGAACGGTTGCTGTCACTCACGGAGCAGGGCATTGAGCAACTGAAGACGAGACTCGGCCGGGAAAGTTACTGGAAGGCATTTCTGCCATTTGTTGAGCCTCAAGAAGTGCAACTGGGTCGGAACGACCGTGGCAAAACTGACGTGTTCCACTATGTGCCCATTCGTGATGTTTTAAAGAACGTGCTACAGGTCCCCGGCACATTCGAAACTCTGCAACAACCAAGCATAGAGGAGGGTCGTCTTTCAACTGTCTTTCACGGAACAGCATTTCAGGAGCACTCCTACTTTTCTGGAAACACATCTAAACTGTGCTTACAACTCTACAGTGATGAGTTCGAAGTCTGCGATCCACTGGGGAGTAAGAGAGGTATCCATAAACTCGTCGCCGTGTACTTCACTCTTCTAAACCTACCACAGCAATCAAGATCATCTATCTCAAATATTCATCTCGTCCTCCTTGCGAAGGACAAACATGTAAATACTTATGGACTAGACAATATACTTGCCCCACTATTGAAAGACATTGCTTTCCTTGAGACGGAAGGAAttgttgttgaggggcaaacgCTGAAAGGAACAGTGCTCGTAGTTACAGGAGACAATTTGTCACTTCACCGCCTCGGCGGATTCAAGTGCAGTTTCACACAAGGTAGGATATGCAGGTTCTGCTTGGCGCTTCGTCACGAAATCGGTTTCAAACACCAGGAACAGGACTTCGTACTTCGAACACCGACAGCTCACCAACATCACCTATGTATGCTCAGAGCCGGTGCATCAACTGTGCCCCTCTATGGTGTAAAGGAGCCTTGTGCTTTGACGTTTTCAGGTTTTGACCCAACATGCCACCTGCCTCCTGACGTGATGCATGACGTTCTCGAGGGTATAATCCCATTTGTACTTAAGCACGTAACTGCAAGCCTTATATCCTTCCAGTTCTTTGCCCTAGATGATCTTAACAAGGAAATCATTCACTTTCCCTATGCTGTAAATGATAGAAGAAACAAGCCAGAACAGCTTTCCCGTGACTTTATCTACAAGAAAGGCAGCATCAAGGGAAATGCAAGTcaaattttttgtttgtttcgccACCTTGGGTGTTATGTGGGGGATCGTGTGCCTTCTGACTGTCCGGTTTGGAGACTGTACACTTTACTAAGAGAGGTCGTTGACCTTATTATGGCAAGAAGCATTCCTGTGACTCACATACCATACCTTCAACGTTGCATCACCATGTTTCTGGTAGATTTTCATGATCAATTTCCATCCACAGCAGTTCCACCGAAGATGCATTTTTTAGTGCATTATCCATCATATATCCAGAAGTACGGTCCCCTCAGAGGTCTCTGGGCTATGCGCTTTGAGGCCAAGCATCAATATTTCAAAGACACTGCCCGTAAAACACGCAATTTTAAGAACATCACCCTCAGTTTGACCACAAGACATCAGTGCCTACAGATGTACATGTTTTCGCAGAGTTCTAGTGAAAATAAACTCACAACAGCAGGCAGCAAACCATGCCTCATTGAGCACTTGCCAGATGTACTCAAGTTGTACCTTAGTCATCAGATGATTCTTTGTGAGAGTAGTGTTGTGCTAAAATCTGTCACTATTAATGGCACTGTATGTTCGTCAGGCTGTGTGTTTGTAGCTAAGGTTACCGATGATGACCTTCCAGAGTTTTTTCAAAtctgtgacatttatgctgtcAATCGGATGATTCTTGGAGTTGCGCAAGTTTTGCAGACTGTGGAGTTTGACAAGCACTTCCACCTGTATGTTATCAATTTTACTTCCGAATACAGAGTTGTGGACAATCTTCAGGACATTGGATATGAACCGCTTTTTGTTCAGATGCGAGGGAACAGGCATATAATCAATCCCCGCCATGCATTATGCTAA